The following are encoded in a window of Platichthys flesus chromosome 19, fPlaFle2.1, whole genome shotgun sequence genomic DNA:
- the camsap1a gene encoding calmodulin-regulated spectrin-associated protein 1a isoform X1: MDVEVSAGRDSTWRRAAAASAAADDDDGGGGGGGRGGMEAQIVPLELYDSARAKIEANLRWLFAKAYGIDNVPADQRNPFYTDQYEQEHIKPPIIRLLLSGELYCRVCGLILHAEQAASLQSHQSVIQALSRKGLYVLEADNTPVSDLDLSSAPLKMSSHIHLIDALMMAYMVEMISIEKVVSSVKRFSNFSASKELPFDMEDAMLFWINKVNIKMREITEKELKMKQHLLESSSHQKSPSKWYWKLVPVRYRRDHLSGRSLQHFPLLDDLLKDVCDGTALLAVIHFYCPELIRLEDICLKEVPSIADSLYNIELLREFSNEYLSKCFYLKPEDMLYSPPVLKNNMMVFIAELFWWFESVKPDFVQPRDLHEIRDVRLLLQPKASRSHTPISNVTKRSFLTSSNSADVLSMPQSSDLSSLPGTSSSTQSLLPLRQRQQKVLEESTSVLRNRSSSMARADGPHQGSVSAWQERRQRPLSQQVPYALHYPMEDDADSISLARSISKDSLASNIMSITPKHMLGSGPRLSHHRLSGQSLLSHIRIEDEEEEIEEEELVAVIHPYAFSRHRLGSDMEQDELEIQDATSTSKISNPHCSPRPDPGCFTSDHQADSYYLEPLMPAISKPAKEKSISLNKQEESGEGRCRAAAARKAATIVSKTSQRMSPGAESNRRTFTLPVAESVPTCLRPPTEGSLGNSPPGKQQSQGFFLHLSPEHHSSFSNTLEVGYDSDSDIADLEEDEEDDDPIEKTREVMKRGKGKYLYEGEVCEFGEGESAKLREDLKVSERDDKEGGSGRSSPCLSTASWASSCSASGSASVKMTSFAERKLLKLGLRDGFSSTSSSQKTTPDGSENNPCPPWQLKTDCTSSWLGKEPGSGLGNNMMGSLPVVPSELLQLHMQLEEQRRAIEYQKKKMETLSARQRLKLGKAAFLNIVKKGGGKSETLPLPLKHSQESETAAYRNKVKSLSSRDDSCLDKLKVQAKMGHQEGAHMNRVNKLSTLSQNNGADPGCPEYSRSIDLLNDAISSIQQQMMQLSLQQDLLMKHSVASPPERVESVASPTPTTPTTPTTTQTTSTTSTSESKSFAVHFVDIGGGSSLPVGRPPKLSSSRSKALERKQNKENSKLASIVASNTESPECTPSPSESPCGDKASMESSRLERNIQRKSTFRVHGLAEEGFGRLQEQPQSQDPPVISGTTVSASQAADPEEVDNSGKGALAGDESTRVKGQLIEVDLSELIDTLEDGNPGGTDCTAEGEQNIGLGFFFKDEEKAEDEMAKRRAHFLLKQQRKAEEARLRKLQQEADSELKRDEIRRKAEEDRVRKDEEKARRELIKQEYLQRKQESLMEEQGQGQVKPRPRMKSRRSRPKSLHREEYNSLSKGYTTRKDTLGNSLKVSMLIKAQGSAAGCGGADLSCSHRGSTLSLATETDSVISGGAEPQRAASVCSVESFPMLSRASSRNMERDWENGSIASSIMSTEYNGPKLFKEPSSKSNKPIIINAIAHCCLAGKVNEGQKNVILEELEKCDANHLIILFRDGGCQFRAIYSYSPDTEEIVKFTGTGPRNISRKMIDKVYKYSSDRKQFTAIPTKSVSVSVDALTIHNHLWQIKRPGSARRK; encoded by the exons AGCTCCCACATCCACCTCATTGACGCCCTGATGATGGCCTACATGGTGGAGATGATCAGCATAGAGAAGGTTGTGTCCAGTGTCAAGCGCTTCTCGAACTTCAGTGCCTCTAAGGAGCTCCCTTTTGATATGGAAGACGCAATGCTGTTCTGGATCAACAAG GTGAACATAAAGATGAGGGAGATCACAGAGAAAGAGCTGAAGATGAAGCAACATCTGCTGGAGTCGTCCAGTCATCAGAAG TCTCCCTCCAAATGGTACTGGAAGCTTGTACCA GTGCGATACCGCAGAGATCACCTGTCAGGTCGGTCACTTCAGCACTTCCCCCTGCTGGACGACCTGTTGAAGGACGTGTGTGACGGAACAGCTCTGCTGGCTGTGATCCACTTCTATTGCCCGGAACTCATCAGACTCGAAG ATATCTGTCTGAAGGAGGTTCCTTCCATAGCAGACAGCTTGTACAACATCGAGTTGCTGCGGGAGTTTTCTAACGAGTACCTGAGCAAATGCTTCTACCTGAAGCCCGAAGACATGTTGTATTCTCCACCGGTCCTGAAG AATAACATGATGGTCTTTATTGCTGAGCTGTTCTGGTGGTTTGAGAGCGTGAAGCCAGACTTTGTACAGCCCAGGGACCTTCACGAAATCAGAGACg TGAGATTGTTGCTGCAGCCTAAAGCTTCTCGATCCCACACACCCATCTCCAACGTCACAAAACGGAGTTTCCTGACGTCATCCAACTCTGCTGATGTCTTGTCCATGCCCCAGAGCTCTGACCTCAG CTCTTTACCAGGCACTTCAAGCTCCACTCAATCTTTACTGCCCTTGAGACAGAGACAACAGAAGGTGCTTGAGGAGAGCACTTCAG TGCTGAGAAATAGGTCCTCCTCTATGGCTCGTGCAGATGGGCCACATCAGGGCTCAGTATCGGCCTGGcaagagaggaggcagag GCCTTTATCGCAGCAAGTGCCCTATGCCCTGCATTATCCCATGGAGGATGACGCCGACAGTATCAGCCTTGCTCGCTCCATCAGCAAAGACAGCTTGGCCTCGAACATCATGAGCATTACCCCGAAACACATGCTGGGGTCAGGCCCTCGTCTGTCTCACCACAGACTCAGTGGTCAGAGCCTTCTGAGTCACATACGCAtagaggacgaagaggaggaaatagaaGAGGAGGAACTTGTCGCTGTGATCCACCCCTATGCATTTTCTCGACATCGGCTTGGCAGTGACATGGAACAAGATGAGCTAGAAATCCAGGATGCAACCTCCACCTCAAAGATTTCTAACCCTCATTGCTCTCCTCGCCCTGACCCTGGTTGTTTTACTTCGGACCATCAGGCAGACAGCTACTACCTGGAGCCTTTGATGCCTGCCATCTCCAAGCCAGCGAAAGAGAAGAGCATCAGCCTGAACAAGCAGGAAGAAAGTGGTGAGGGTCGCTGTAGAGCAGCGGCTGCAAGGAAAGCGGCCACCATTGTCTCGAAAACCTCACAGAGAATGTCCCCTGGCGCTGAGTCTAACAGAAGAACCTTTACATTACCTGTTGCAGAGTCAGTGCCTACCTGCCTCAGGCCGCCCACTGAGGGTTCATTAGGCAATTCTCCGCCCGGAAAACAACAGTCCCAAGGATTTTTCCTTCATCTGTCGCCGGAGCACCACAGTTCTTTCTCCAATACACTTGAGGTGGGATACGACTCTGACTCAGACATTGCAGATcttgaggaagatgaggaggacgatgatCCGAtagagaaaacaagagaagtgatgaagagaggaaagggaaaatATTTATATGAGGGGGAGGTGTGTGAATTTGGTGAGGGCGAGTCAGCCAAGTTGAGAGAAGACTTGAAGGTGAGTGAGCGGGATGATAAGGAAGGCGGCAGTGGACGCTCGAGCCCTTGCCTCAGCACCGCATCCTGGGCAAGCAGCTGCAGTGCTTCGGGCAGCGCCAGTGTCAAGATGACCAGCTTCGCAGAGAGAAAGCTCCTGAAACTTGGCCTCCGGGATGGATTTTCTAGTACCAGTAGCTCCCAGAAGACCACCCCTGATGGCTCTGAGAACAACCCCTGCCCTCCCTGGCAACTGAAGACTGACTGCACCTCCAGTTGGCTTGGGAAGGAGCCTGGTTCTGGGTTGGGGAATAATATGATGGGGAGCCTCCCAGTAGTGCCTTCAGAACTGCTGCAACTTCACATGCAGCTAGAAGAACAAAGACGTGCAATCGAatatcagaagaagaagatggagaccCTGTCAGCACGGCAGAGACTAAAGCTAGGGAAAGCTGCTTTCTTGAACATCGTCAAGAAGGGTGGAGGCAAAAGTGAGACACTTCCTTTGCCCCTGAAACACTCCCAGGAATCTGAAACAGCTGCTTATAGGAATAAAGTGAAGTCCCTGTCCAGCAGGGATGACTCTTGTCTGGATAAGCTGAAGGTCCAAGCAAAGATGGGCCATCAAGAGGGAGCACACATGAACAGAGTCAACAAGCTGAGCACCCTGTCTCAAAATAATGGGGCTGATCCTGGCTGCCCTGAGTATTCCCGCTCCATAGATCTTCTCAATGACGCGATTAGTTCCATTCAGCAGCAGATGATGCAGCTCTCCTTACAGCAGGACCTGCTGATGAAGCACAGTGTGGCCTCACCTCCAGAACGAGTAGAATCTGTAGCTAGCCCCACCCCCACAACCCCCACAACCCCCACAACGACACAAACAACATCCACCACCTCTACCTCAGAGTCCAAATCTTTTGCAGTCCACTTTGTAGATATCGGTGGCGGCAGTTCTCTCCCTGTAGGCCGACCTCCAAAGCTTAGCTCCAGCCGCAGCAAAGCCttagagagaaaacagaataaAGAGAACAGCAAGCTGGCCTCTATAGTGGCCTCTAATACTGAGTCCCCAGAGTGCACTCCGTCTCCTAGTGAAAGTCCATGTGGAGACAAGGCTTCTATGGAGAGCTCCAGGTTAGAGAGAAACATTCAGAGAAAGAGCACCTTCAGAGTCCATGGCTTAGCTGAAGAAGGATTCGGGCGCCTGCAAGAACAACCCCAGTCCCAGGACCCACCAGTCATCTCCGGTACAACTGTATCTGCCTCACAGGCGGCAGATCCAGAAGAAGTTGACAACTCAGGAAAAGGGGCTTTGGCTGGAGACGAGAGCaccagggtcaaaggtcaactgaTTGAGGTCGACCTGTCAGAGCTTATTGATACACTGGAGGACGGCAATCCAGGTGGCACAGACTGCACAGCAGAGGGCGAGCAGAATATTGGGCTGGGCTTCTTCTTTAAG GATGAGGAGAAGGCAGAAGATGAAATGGCAAAGCGTCGCGCTCACTTCCTCCTCAAACAGCAGCGCAAAGCTGAAGAGGCGAGACTACGCAAACTACAACAAGAAGCCGACAGTGAGCTCAAACGTGATGAGATACG GCGGAAGGCGGAAGAGGACCGCGTGCGTAAGGACGAAGAGAAGGCGCGGCGAGAGCTAATTAAACAAGAATACctgcagaggaagcaggagtcCCTGATGGAAGAGCAGGGTCAAGGTCAGGTCAAGCCCCGTCCAAGGATGAAGTCCCGCAGGAGCAGGCCGAAATCCCTCCACCGTGAAGAGTACAACAGCCTCTCCAAAGGATACACCACACGTAAGGACACCCTAG GTAATTCTCTGAAGGTGTCCATGTTGATCAAAGCCCAGGGCTCAGCAGCAGGCTGCGGGGGAG CCGATCTGAGCTGCAGTCATCGAGGATCGACGCTCTCTTTGGCGACGGAGACAGACAGTGTGATATCCGGAGGGGCAGAGCCGCAGAG GGCTGCTTCTGTTTGCTCTGTGGAGTCATTCCCGATGCTGAGCAGAGCATCCAGCAGGAACATGGAGAGGGACTGGGAGAACGGCTCCATAGCCTCCTCCATCATGTCCACCGAGTACAACG GTCCTAAACTCTTCAAGGAGCCGAGCTCTAAGTCCAACAAGCCAATCATCATCAATGCCATCGCTCACTGCTGCCTGGCTGGAAAGGTTAATGAGGGCCAGAAGAATGTTATTCTGGAG GAGCTGGAAAAGTGCGACGCCAACCACCTGATCATCCTCTTCCGTGACGGCGGGTGCCAGTTCCGCGCCATTTACTCATACTCCCCAGACACAGAGGAGATCGTCAAGTTCACCGGCACCGGGCCGCGCAACATTAGCCGGAAGATGATTGACAAGGTCTATAAATACAGCTCCGACCGCAAGCAGTTCACTGCCATCCCGACCAAGAGCGTGTCGGTCAGCGTGGACGCTCTGACTATCCACAACCACCTCTGGCAGATCAAGAGACCAGGGAGCGCACGGAGGAAGTGA
- the camsap1a gene encoding calmodulin-regulated spectrin-associated protein 1a isoform X4, translating into MDVEVSAGRDSTWRRAAAASAAADDDDGGGGGGGRGGMEAQIVPLELYDSARAKIEANLRWLFAKAYGIDNVPADQRNPFYTDQYEQEHIKPPIIRLLLSGELYCRVCGLILHAEQAASLQSHQSVIQALSRKGLYVLEADNTPVSDLDLSSAPLKMSSHIHLIDALMMAYMVEMISIEKVVSSVKRFSNFSASKELPFDMEDAMLFWINKVNIKMREITEKELKMKQHLLESSSHQKSPSKWYWKLVPVRYRRDHLSGRSLQHFPLLDDLLKDVCDGTALLAVIHFYCPELIRLEDICLKEVPSIADSLYNIELLREFSNEYLSKCFYLKPEDMLYSPPVLKNNMMVFIAELFWWFESVKPDFVQPRDLHEIRDVRLLLQPKASRSHTPISNVTKRSFLTSSNSADVLSMPQSSDLSSLPGTSSSTQSLLPLRQRQQKVLEESTSVLRNRSSSMARADGPHQGSVSAWQERRQRPLSQQVPYALHYPMEDDADSISLARSISKDSLASNIMSITPKHMLGSGPRLSHHRLSGQSLLSHIRIEDEEEEIEEEELVAVIHPYAFSRHRLGSDMEQDELEIQDATSTSKISNPHCSPRPDPGCFTSDHQADSYYLEPLMPAISKPAKEKSISLNKQEESGEGRCRAAAARKAATIVSKTSQRMSPGAESNRRTFTLPVAESVPTCLRPPTEGSLGNSPPGKQQSQGFFLHLSPEHHSSFSNTLEVGYDSDSDIADLEEDEEDDDPIEKTREVMKRGKGKYLYEGEVCEFGEGESAKLREDLKVSERDDKEGGSGRSSPCLSTASWASSCSASGSASVKMTSFAERKLLKLGLRDGFSSTSSSQKTTPDGSENNPCPPWQLKTDCTSSWLGKEPGSGLGNNMMGSLPVVPSELLQLHMQLEEQRRAIEYQKKKMETLSARQRLKLGKAAFLNIVKKGGGKSETLPLPLKHSQESETAAYRNKVKSLSSRDDSCLDKLKVQAKMGHQEGAHMNRVNKLSTLSQNNGADPGCPEYSRSIDLLNDAISSIQQQMMQLSLQQDLLMKHSVASPPERVESVASPTPTTPTTPTTTQTTSTTSTSESKSFAVHFVDIGGGSSLPVGRPPKLSSSRSKALERKQNKENSKLASIVASNTESPECTPSPSESPCGDKASMESSRLERNIQRKSTFRVHGLAEEGFGRLQEQPQSQDPPVISGTTVSASQAADPEEVDNSGKGALAGDESTRVKGQLIEVDLSELIDTLEDGNPGGTDCTAEGEQNIGLGFFFKDEEKAEDEMAKRRAHFLLKQQRKAEEARLRKLQQEADSELKRDEIRRKAEEDRVRKDEEKARRELIKQEYLQRKQESLMEEQGQGQVKPRPRMKSRRSRPKSLHREEYNSLSKGYTTRKDTLADLSCSHRGSTLSLATETDSVISGGAEPQRAASVCSVESFPMLSRASSRNMERDWENGSIASSIMSTEYNGPKLFKEPSSKSNKPIIINAIAHCCLAGKVNEGQKNVILEELEKCDANHLIILFRDGGCQFRAIYSYSPDTEEIVKFTGTGPRNISRKMIDKVYKYSSDRKQFTAIPTKSVSVSVDALTIHNHLWQIKRPGSARRK; encoded by the exons AGCTCCCACATCCACCTCATTGACGCCCTGATGATGGCCTACATGGTGGAGATGATCAGCATAGAGAAGGTTGTGTCCAGTGTCAAGCGCTTCTCGAACTTCAGTGCCTCTAAGGAGCTCCCTTTTGATATGGAAGACGCAATGCTGTTCTGGATCAACAAG GTGAACATAAAGATGAGGGAGATCACAGAGAAAGAGCTGAAGATGAAGCAACATCTGCTGGAGTCGTCCAGTCATCAGAAG TCTCCCTCCAAATGGTACTGGAAGCTTGTACCA GTGCGATACCGCAGAGATCACCTGTCAGGTCGGTCACTTCAGCACTTCCCCCTGCTGGACGACCTGTTGAAGGACGTGTGTGACGGAACAGCTCTGCTGGCTGTGATCCACTTCTATTGCCCGGAACTCATCAGACTCGAAG ATATCTGTCTGAAGGAGGTTCCTTCCATAGCAGACAGCTTGTACAACATCGAGTTGCTGCGGGAGTTTTCTAACGAGTACCTGAGCAAATGCTTCTACCTGAAGCCCGAAGACATGTTGTATTCTCCACCGGTCCTGAAG AATAACATGATGGTCTTTATTGCTGAGCTGTTCTGGTGGTTTGAGAGCGTGAAGCCAGACTTTGTACAGCCCAGGGACCTTCACGAAATCAGAGACg TGAGATTGTTGCTGCAGCCTAAAGCTTCTCGATCCCACACACCCATCTCCAACGTCACAAAACGGAGTTTCCTGACGTCATCCAACTCTGCTGATGTCTTGTCCATGCCCCAGAGCTCTGACCTCAG CTCTTTACCAGGCACTTCAAGCTCCACTCAATCTTTACTGCCCTTGAGACAGAGACAACAGAAGGTGCTTGAGGAGAGCACTTCAG TGCTGAGAAATAGGTCCTCCTCTATGGCTCGTGCAGATGGGCCACATCAGGGCTCAGTATCGGCCTGGcaagagaggaggcagag GCCTTTATCGCAGCAAGTGCCCTATGCCCTGCATTATCCCATGGAGGATGACGCCGACAGTATCAGCCTTGCTCGCTCCATCAGCAAAGACAGCTTGGCCTCGAACATCATGAGCATTACCCCGAAACACATGCTGGGGTCAGGCCCTCGTCTGTCTCACCACAGACTCAGTGGTCAGAGCCTTCTGAGTCACATACGCAtagaggacgaagaggaggaaatagaaGAGGAGGAACTTGTCGCTGTGATCCACCCCTATGCATTTTCTCGACATCGGCTTGGCAGTGACATGGAACAAGATGAGCTAGAAATCCAGGATGCAACCTCCACCTCAAAGATTTCTAACCCTCATTGCTCTCCTCGCCCTGACCCTGGTTGTTTTACTTCGGACCATCAGGCAGACAGCTACTACCTGGAGCCTTTGATGCCTGCCATCTCCAAGCCAGCGAAAGAGAAGAGCATCAGCCTGAACAAGCAGGAAGAAAGTGGTGAGGGTCGCTGTAGAGCAGCGGCTGCAAGGAAAGCGGCCACCATTGTCTCGAAAACCTCACAGAGAATGTCCCCTGGCGCTGAGTCTAACAGAAGAACCTTTACATTACCTGTTGCAGAGTCAGTGCCTACCTGCCTCAGGCCGCCCACTGAGGGTTCATTAGGCAATTCTCCGCCCGGAAAACAACAGTCCCAAGGATTTTTCCTTCATCTGTCGCCGGAGCACCACAGTTCTTTCTCCAATACACTTGAGGTGGGATACGACTCTGACTCAGACATTGCAGATcttgaggaagatgaggaggacgatgatCCGAtagagaaaacaagagaagtgatgaagagaggaaagggaaaatATTTATATGAGGGGGAGGTGTGTGAATTTGGTGAGGGCGAGTCAGCCAAGTTGAGAGAAGACTTGAAGGTGAGTGAGCGGGATGATAAGGAAGGCGGCAGTGGACGCTCGAGCCCTTGCCTCAGCACCGCATCCTGGGCAAGCAGCTGCAGTGCTTCGGGCAGCGCCAGTGTCAAGATGACCAGCTTCGCAGAGAGAAAGCTCCTGAAACTTGGCCTCCGGGATGGATTTTCTAGTACCAGTAGCTCCCAGAAGACCACCCCTGATGGCTCTGAGAACAACCCCTGCCCTCCCTGGCAACTGAAGACTGACTGCACCTCCAGTTGGCTTGGGAAGGAGCCTGGTTCTGGGTTGGGGAATAATATGATGGGGAGCCTCCCAGTAGTGCCTTCAGAACTGCTGCAACTTCACATGCAGCTAGAAGAACAAAGACGTGCAATCGAatatcagaagaagaagatggagaccCTGTCAGCACGGCAGAGACTAAAGCTAGGGAAAGCTGCTTTCTTGAACATCGTCAAGAAGGGTGGAGGCAAAAGTGAGACACTTCCTTTGCCCCTGAAACACTCCCAGGAATCTGAAACAGCTGCTTATAGGAATAAAGTGAAGTCCCTGTCCAGCAGGGATGACTCTTGTCTGGATAAGCTGAAGGTCCAAGCAAAGATGGGCCATCAAGAGGGAGCACACATGAACAGAGTCAACAAGCTGAGCACCCTGTCTCAAAATAATGGGGCTGATCCTGGCTGCCCTGAGTATTCCCGCTCCATAGATCTTCTCAATGACGCGATTAGTTCCATTCAGCAGCAGATGATGCAGCTCTCCTTACAGCAGGACCTGCTGATGAAGCACAGTGTGGCCTCACCTCCAGAACGAGTAGAATCTGTAGCTAGCCCCACCCCCACAACCCCCACAACCCCCACAACGACACAAACAACATCCACCACCTCTACCTCAGAGTCCAAATCTTTTGCAGTCCACTTTGTAGATATCGGTGGCGGCAGTTCTCTCCCTGTAGGCCGACCTCCAAAGCTTAGCTCCAGCCGCAGCAAAGCCttagagagaaaacagaataaAGAGAACAGCAAGCTGGCCTCTATAGTGGCCTCTAATACTGAGTCCCCAGAGTGCACTCCGTCTCCTAGTGAAAGTCCATGTGGAGACAAGGCTTCTATGGAGAGCTCCAGGTTAGAGAGAAACATTCAGAGAAAGAGCACCTTCAGAGTCCATGGCTTAGCTGAAGAAGGATTCGGGCGCCTGCAAGAACAACCCCAGTCCCAGGACCCACCAGTCATCTCCGGTACAACTGTATCTGCCTCACAGGCGGCAGATCCAGAAGAAGTTGACAACTCAGGAAAAGGGGCTTTGGCTGGAGACGAGAGCaccagggtcaaaggtcaactgaTTGAGGTCGACCTGTCAGAGCTTATTGATACACTGGAGGACGGCAATCCAGGTGGCACAGACTGCACAGCAGAGGGCGAGCAGAATATTGGGCTGGGCTTCTTCTTTAAG GATGAGGAGAAGGCAGAAGATGAAATGGCAAAGCGTCGCGCTCACTTCCTCCTCAAACAGCAGCGCAAAGCTGAAGAGGCGAGACTACGCAAACTACAACAAGAAGCCGACAGTGAGCTCAAACGTGATGAGATACG GCGGAAGGCGGAAGAGGACCGCGTGCGTAAGGACGAAGAGAAGGCGCGGCGAGAGCTAATTAAACAAGAATACctgcagaggaagcaggagtcCCTGATGGAAGAGCAGGGTCAAGGTCAGGTCAAGCCCCGTCCAAGGATGAAGTCCCGCAGGAGCAGGCCGAAATCCCTCCACCGTGAAGAGTACAACAGCCTCTCCAAAGGATACACCACACGTAAGGACACCCTAG CCGATCTGAGCTGCAGTCATCGAGGATCGACGCTCTCTTTGGCGACGGAGACAGACAGTGTGATATCCGGAGGGGCAGAGCCGCAGAG GGCTGCTTCTGTTTGCTCTGTGGAGTCATTCCCGATGCTGAGCAGAGCATCCAGCAGGAACATGGAGAGGGACTGGGAGAACGGCTCCATAGCCTCCTCCATCATGTCCACCGAGTACAACG GTCCTAAACTCTTCAAGGAGCCGAGCTCTAAGTCCAACAAGCCAATCATCATCAATGCCATCGCTCACTGCTGCCTGGCTGGAAAGGTTAATGAGGGCCAGAAGAATGTTATTCTGGAG GAGCTGGAAAAGTGCGACGCCAACCACCTGATCATCCTCTTCCGTGACGGCGGGTGCCAGTTCCGCGCCATTTACTCATACTCCCCAGACACAGAGGAGATCGTCAAGTTCACCGGCACCGGGCCGCGCAACATTAGCCGGAAGATGATTGACAAGGTCTATAAATACAGCTCCGACCGCAAGCAGTTCACTGCCATCCCGACCAAGAGCGTGTCGGTCAGCGTGGACGCTCTGACTATCCACAACCACCTCTGGCAGATCAAGAGACCAGGGAGCGCACGGAGGAAGTGA